TTCTGGTCGAGGCGGCGAAGGCAGCGATTCCGGCGGGCCTGCTCGAAAGCCTCGCCCAGGGCAAGGCCCCGCGCCGGTCAAGCAGCAGCGGCACCGGGCAGAAGCGCAAGGCGGCGACCCGTGGCAAGCCTCTGGGAGCGCGTCCGGGCATGCCGCGCGGGGGCGCGAAACTGGCGCTGATCGACAGCCTGCGCGCTGCCGTGCCTTGGCAGGCCATACGCCGCCGCGAACAGGGCGCAAACTCCGATGCTCCGCTCATCATGCGCAAGGAAGACCTGCGCATCCGCCGTTTCGAGGAACGCACCGCCCGCGTCACGATATTCGCGGTCGATGCCTCGGGTTCCGCCGCCGCCGCCCGTCTCGCCGAGGCCAAGGGCGCGGTCGAGCTGATGCTGGGGCAGGCCTATGTCACCCGCTCCGAAGTCGCGCTGGTCGCCTTTCGCGGCACCACCGCCGAACTGCTGCTTCCCCCCACCCGCTCGCTGACCCGCGCGCGGCGGACATTGGCCGAACTGCCCGGTGGCGGGGGCACACCGCTGGCAATGGGCCTTAACGCGGCGCGCGAGGTGGCCGAGGCGGTGATCGCCCGCGGACGCAGCGCGGCGCTGGTGATCCTGACCGACGGCCGCGCCAATATCGCTGCTGACGGCTCGCCCGGTCGCCCCCAAGCCGCCGCCGATGCCGAAGCCGCCGCCAAAGCCATCGCCGCGCGCGGGATCGATGCGCTGGTGGTCGATATCTCCGCCCGCCCCGGCCCCGAAGGTGCGGCGCTGGCGAATGCACTGGGCGGCCGTTTCCTCGCCCTGCCCCGCGCCGATGCGCGGATGCTGCAAGCCGCGATCAACGCCGTCCAGCCGATCGGCAAGGCGGCGTGAGCAACCTCGACTGGAACCGCGAAGGGCTGATCTGGCCGCATCGGGAAGCGAGCACCTTCGTCTCCACTGGCCGGGCGCGCTGGCATGTACAGCGCATGGGTTCCGGCCCGCCGCTGCTGCTGCTCCACGGCACCGGCGCCTCGGTGCATTCGTGGCGCGGGCTGAT
This DNA window, taken from Porphyrobacter sp. ULC335, encodes the following:
- a CDS encoding magnesium chelatase subunit D, with protein sequence MTPPAPPADPLDDAVLAARLFALAPATFKGLVLRGSSPAREALVAALGEHIALRRLPGHIDDERLLGGIDLAASLTAGKPIRQTGLIEEARGGALLAGMAERMDGAIAGRLAQALDDGQAALVLLDDATEPEEAPPASLTERLAFACDLAASRRWQGVELAPAEGAMADVAPLQDAALRALAATAEVLGVDSLRALIFAGETARGLAALEGRDAVLPSDLTGAVRLVLAPRATRLPPQEQDAPPEDSPPPPPDGQQDNSDDADREQQEPDLSDILVEAAKAAIPAGLLESLAQGKAPRRSSSSGTGQKRKAATRGKPLGARPGMPRGGAKLALIDSLRAAVPWQAIRRREQGANSDAPLIMRKEDLRIRRFEERTARVTIFAVDASGSAAAARLAEAKGAVELMLGQAYVTRSEVALVAFRGTTAELLLPPTRSLTRARRTLAELPGGGGTPLAMGLNAAREVAEAVIARGRSAALVILTDGRANIAADGSPGRPQAAADAEAAAKAIAARGIDALVVDISARPGPEGAALANALGGRFLALPRADARMLQAAINAVQPIGKAA